The Corynebacterium freiburgense region TAGCATGTGTGTTTTAATGGCCGGAATTATCACATATGCGAATTATCGTCATTGAACAAACTTGTTGGAGTTTCAACGATTATATATCAAGAGTGTAATCCAAATGCGCACAATTGGATTGCGGGTAACTAAATTGCGTAATTATATATTGGGGAATGGAACAAATGGTCGAGACAAAAATGCTCTCCTAATATGAAGTGCGCTATTAATTTGTGGCGTAGTTAAATATTTGTGCTTCTGTGATTGTGGGGGCGGAAAACAAATAGATACTTGGATGCGTCAAAGATTGCTTCGCGCCCTAAATTACCCCCAATGGCAGGGTGGGCGCTGAACGGCCTTTTTGGGTGCTGGTTGGGCGTGTTGTCACAGATTCCATTTTTTCGGCTGTTTTTATGGAATCTGCGACACGATAGGTAGGGAACCTGTCACGAATTCCATTTTTTTCGCTGTTTTAATGGAATCTGCGACAAACCCCAGGTCAACGCTTGTGTGCAATGTTGGTTGCTGTCACGAATTCCATTTTTTCAGGCGATTTTATGGAATCTGCGACACTCAGTATGAAAACATCACTAGTTCAATAGGGCTAGCCTATCAAACCGCAGGGAAAGCGGCTGGAACAGCTCAAACTGCAGGGAAAGCGGCTCAAAAAGCTCGGGAAGCCGGCTCAAACACCCCAGGAAACCAACGTAACCCCCCGGGAAGCCCTGAAAACCAGCCCACCAGCCCAGAGCATCAGGCAGATCTAACGCACTCCAACGCACCACCTCAATATGTCAAAACCCCCACCGCAAGCATTTTGCAATGTTGTGCGGTAGGGGCGTCGAAACGCGATGTGGGGGTGTTATTTCTTATCGCGGTACCAGGTGATTAGGTTGTCGGTGGAGGAATCACCGGAATCGGGGGCTTCAGCGCCAGTCACTGCAGGCAGCAAATCGCCGGCTTGTTTTTTGCCTAATTCCACACCCCATTGGTCGAAGGAATTGATGTCCCAAATTACGCCTTGGACAAAGGTGATGTGCTCATATAACGCGATTAGTGCGCCGAGGATCGCGGGGGTGAGTTCCTCTGCAAGAATCGTCGTGGTTGGGCGGTTGCCGGGCATAACCTTATGGGTTACTAGTTCGACTGGAACGCCCTCAGCGGAAATTTCGGCGGCGTTTTTACCAAAAGCGAGGACCTTGGTCTGGGCAAAGAAATTACTCATTAGTAGGTCATGCATACTGCCGGTGCCATCGGCAGTTGGCAAATCTGTTTTCGGGCGGGCAAAGCCAATAAAATCGGCGGGCACGATCCGGGTGCCCTGATGCATTAACTGGTAGAACGCGTGTTGGCCATTGGTGCCTGGTTCGCCCCAATAGATTTCGCCGGTATCGCAATGTACTGAAGTGCCGTCATGGCGGACAGACTTGCCATTGGATTCCATAGTTAGTTGTTGCAGGTAGGCAGGGAAGCGCGCCAGGTCTTGGGAGTAGGGAAGCACTGCGTGGGTGGCGGCACCATAGAAATCTCCATACCAAACACCCAGCAAACCCATGAGTACTGGGATATTTTGTTCTAGTGGTGTGGTGCGGAAGTGCTCATCCATGGCATGGAATCCGGAGAGGAATCGCATAAAGTCCATGGGGCCAATCACAGACATTAGGGAAAGGCCAATAGCGGAATCGACGGAGTAACGGCCGCCAACCCAGTCCCAGAAACCGAACATATTATTGGTATCAATGCCGAATTCAGCCACTTTTTCAGCATTGGTTGAAACCGCCACAAAGTGCTTAGCAACGGCGCTTTCATCGCCATCGAAAGCCTCTAAAAGCCAGCGTTTTGCTGCATGTGCGTTCGCCAGCGTTTCCTGAGTGGTAAACGTCTTTGAAGCAACGATAAAGAGGGTGGAAGCTGGGTCTAGATCCTCAAGTTTGGCCACAATATCCGCAGGGTCCACATTGGACACAAACCGCGCGGAAATGCCCGCGGTGGCGTAGTGGCGTAATGCTAGAACGGCCATGGCTGGGCCAAGATCGGAACCACCGATACCAATATTCACTACCGTTTTGATTGTGCGCCCGGTATGGCCTAACCAATCACCGGAGCGAAGAGCGTGAGCGAAATCACGCATGCGGCCAAGTACTTCATGTACATCAGCGGCAATATCTTGGCCATCAACCTGTAAATCACGCTCTACAGGTAACCGCAAGGCGGTGTGAAGAACGGCCCGATCCTCGGTGTTGTTAATATGCTCGCCATTGAACATGGATTCGGTGCGCTCTTGGAGTTTTGCGGCTTTGGCTAGATCAATAAGAAGTTCGACTGTCTTATCGTTGATCAGGTTCTTTGAAAGATCTACATGAAGCCCAGCGGCGTCGAAAGTAAGTTTGTTTGCGCGTTCGGCATCGGCGGCAAACATTGTGCGAAGTGTAGTTTCGCTGAGCTCGTTGTGATGCGCTTTAAGTGCCTTCCACTGTTCGGTGGCGGTGATATCAGCAGCCATGCTGTCTCCTTGTGTATTTCTTGATATGAGCGTTACTTCCTTCCCCACACTAGTCCGAGAACACCTACTGTGGGTTGCATGGCAGAGCAATCCCACATTCATGCACTTATCGAGTCCGTGCCCAAAGATTTGTTCTTAGCGGGACGCTGGACTGCGGCTTCCGACGGCGGCACTTTAAGCGTCCACAATCCCGCAACTGGTTTCGAACTCACACAGGTTGCTTCGGCAACTACTGACGACGCCCAGTCCGCTTTACGCGCCGCGCTATCCGCGCAAAAGCAATGGGCGGACACGCCTCCTCGTACGCGTTCTGAAATCCTCTACCGGACCTTCGAATTAATTCACGAACACTCGGAAGAATTAGCGCTCCTGCAAACCCTAGAGCTTGGGCGCGCCCTGCCGGATTCTCGGGCGGAGGTGGCGTATGGTGCTGAATTTTTCCGCTGGTTCGCGGAAGAAGCTGTGCGTATTCGCGGTGATTACCGAACCAACCCCTCAGGAACTGGACGAATACTTGTTCGTCAAGAGCCGGTCGGTCCTGTCTTAGCCATCACCCCATGGAACTTCCCGCTGGCAATGGGCACCCGCAAAATTGGCCCGGCGCTTGCTGCAGGTTGCACTGTGATTGCAAAACCGGCCTCGAAAACCCCTCTGACCATGCTTTATTTGGCTAAACTTTTGCAGGAGGCGGGCCTGCCTGAAGGCGTATTAAGTGTGCTTCCATCTGCTCATGCTTCCCGCATTTCATCGCTTCTCGACGCCCCAGGCCTACGCAAACTCACATTCACTGGGTCTACATTGGTTGGGCAAAAACTTGCGATGAAAGCAGCAAAACATTCAATCCGTACAAGCCTGGAAATGGGTGGGAAT contains the following coding sequences:
- the pgi gene encoding glucose-6-phosphate isomerase, whose product is MAADITATEQWKALKAHHNELSETTLRTMFAADAERANKLTFDAAGLHVDLSKNLINDKTVELLIDLAKAAKLQERTESMFNGEHINNTEDRAVLHTALRLPVERDLQVDGQDIAADVHEVLGRMRDFAHALRSGDWLGHTGRTIKTVVNIGIGGSDLGPAMAVLALRHYATAGISARFVSNVDPADIVAKLEDLDPASTLFIVASKTFTTQETLANAHAAKRWLLEAFDGDESAVAKHFVAVSTNAEKVAEFGIDTNNMFGFWDWVGGRYSVDSAIGLSLMSVIGPMDFMRFLSGFHAMDEHFRTTPLEQNIPVLMGLLGVWYGDFYGAATHAVLPYSQDLARFPAYLQQLTMESNGKSVRHDGTSVHCDTGEIYWGEPGTNGQHAFYQLMHQGTRIVPADFIGFARPKTDLPTADGTGSMHDLLMSNFFAQTKVLAFGKNAAEISAEGVPVELVTHKVMPGNRPTTTILAEELTPAILGALIALYEHITFVQGVIWDINSFDQWGVELGKKQAGDLLPAVTGAEAPDSGDSSTDNLITWYRDKK
- a CDS encoding NAD-dependent succinate-semialdehyde dehydrogenase, with the translated sequence MAEQSHIHALIESVPKDLFLAGRWTAASDGGTLSVHNPATGFELTQVASATTDDAQSALRAALSAQKQWADTPPRTRSEILYRTFELIHEHSEELALLQTLELGRALPDSRAEVAYGAEFFRWFAEEAVRIRGDYRTNPSGTGRILVRQEPVGPVLAITPWNFPLAMGTRKIGPALAAGCTVIAKPASKTPLTMLYLAKLLQEAGLPEGVLSVLPSAHASRISSLLDAPGLRKLTFTGSTLVGQKLAMKAAKHSIRTSLEMGGNAPYIVLEGADLDLAAREIAVAKMRGAGQVCIAANRFLVHESIAEEFADKVAEEMAKFTLGPGWYEGVTFGPLSGADQVETVRTLVDDAVARGGRLVWAGPIPDLGNEFDSGYWYPGAVLMSAPESSLIHKQEIFGPVVSVTKISSIDEAIYRANETPFGLAAYVFGPLPDALMVAEQIEAGMVAVNRGVLSDPAAPFGGVKESGVGREGGFEGIHEYLEPKFIALPM